A stretch of Acidovorax sp. RAC01 DNA encodes these proteins:
- a CDS encoding LysR substrate-binding domain-containing protein: MDLKQIEYFVRVAELGSFTRASVMLDIAQPALSRQVRLLEVELRQNLLVRNGRGATPTEAGRLLLEHGRGILHQVERAREELGRVRGALAGRVAIGLPPSIAKVLTVPLTRAFRVKMPDAALAISEGLTVAMRESLTTGLLDIALLYNTTPSPGIETTALLEEDLFLVQRRAPGPTGAPDDALADRALPLDELPRYPLVIPTRPNSIRMLVESELAARGKRPQISLEIDGVAAILDLVADGAGCAVLPMNAVTTSGKAEVFHTRPIQGATADAAADAGEPTAGHTRLRSKLFMAVSSQRPATLTQQAMAELIRHTLRTLYPSSVVA, translated from the coding sequence ATGGATCTCAAGCAGATTGAGTATTTCGTCCGCGTGGCCGAACTGGGCAGCTTCACCCGCGCATCGGTCATGCTCGACATTGCCCAGCCCGCCCTGAGCCGCCAGGTGCGCCTGCTGGAAGTGGAACTGCGGCAGAACCTGCTGGTGCGCAACGGCCGCGGTGCCACGCCCACCGAGGCGGGCCGGCTGCTGCTGGAACACGGCCGAGGCATCCTGCACCAGGTGGAGCGCGCGCGCGAAGAGCTGGGCCGGGTGCGCGGGGCCCTCGCCGGGCGCGTGGCCATCGGCCTGCCGCCCAGCATTGCCAAGGTGCTGACGGTGCCGCTCACCCGTGCCTTCCGCGTGAAGATGCCCGACGCCGCGCTCGCCATCAGCGAAGGGCTCACGGTGGCCATGCGCGAATCGCTGACCACCGGGCTGCTAGACATTGCCCTGCTCTACAACACCACGCCCTCGCCTGGCATCGAGACCACCGCGCTGCTGGAGGAAGACCTGTTTCTGGTGCAGCGCCGTGCGCCAGGCCCTACGGGCGCGCCCGACGATGCACTGGCCGACCGGGCCCTGCCGCTGGACGAATTGCCCCGCTACCCGCTGGTCATCCCCACCCGGCCCAATTCGATCCGCATGCTGGTCGAATCGGAACTGGCCGCGCGCGGCAAGCGCCCCCAGATCAGCCTGGAGATCGACGGCGTGGCCGCCATCCTGGACCTGGTGGCCGATGGCGCGGGCTGTGCCGTGCTGCCCATGAACGCGGTGACCACATCGGGCAAAGCCGAGGTGTTCCACACGCGGCCCATCCAGGGCGCCACGGCCGATGCGGCGGCCGACGCGGGCGAGCCCACCGCAGGCCACACGCGCCTGCGCAGCAAGCTCTTCATGGCCGTGAGTTCGCAGCGCCCGGCCACCCTCACGCAACAGGCCATGGCAGAGCTGATCCGCCACACGCTGCGCACGCTGTATCCCTCGTCGGTCGTCGCTTGA
- a CDS encoding benzoate/H(+) symporter BenE family transporter: MRFKDWSLTAWVAGFLAVLISYCGPLVIFIQAAQAGHIPAEQVSSWIWAISMGAGVSGLLLSWWLRLPIVTAWSAPGTALLLTLFPRIGMPEVVGAYLVAAAIVVLLGATGYFEKVVSRIPKGIAAGMMAGILFQFGVQAFRVSGDAPAVVLAMLAAYLLGRRLWPRYAVVGVACTGFAVAWALGTTHLQSLSLALATPVAIAPRFEPGAMLSLAVPLVLVSLTGQYLPGMAVLRLAGYPVPSRAIVTGTGVASLAVACFGGISIVLASITAALCTGKDAHPDPDKRYVAGMANGVFYIVGGTFAGTIVQVFAAFPGPLIAALAGLALIGAVVSNIRALADEGAYIEPSVITFLATASGMSLFGLGAAFWGVVLGMAAYWLIPRSGGTATR, from the coding sequence ATGCGGTTCAAGGACTGGTCTCTGACCGCCTGGGTGGCGGGCTTTCTGGCGGTGCTCATCTCATACTGCGGGCCGCTGGTGATCTTCATCCAGGCGGCGCAGGCGGGGCATATTCCTGCGGAGCAGGTGTCGTCGTGGATCTGGGCGATCTCCATGGGCGCGGGCGTCAGCGGGCTGCTGCTGAGCTGGTGGCTGCGGCTGCCCATCGTCACCGCGTGGTCGGCGCCGGGCACGGCGCTGCTGCTCACGCTCTTCCCGCGCATCGGCATGCCCGAGGTCGTGGGTGCCTATCTGGTGGCGGCGGCCATCGTGGTGCTGCTCGGCGCCACCGGCTATTTCGAGAAGGTGGTCAGCCGCATTCCCAAGGGCATTGCGGCCGGCATGATGGCCGGCATCCTGTTCCAGTTTGGCGTGCAGGCGTTCCGCGTGAGCGGCGATGCGCCTGCCGTGGTGCTGGCCATGCTGGCGGCCTACCTGCTGGGCCGGCGCCTGTGGCCGCGCTATGCGGTGGTGGGGGTGGCCTGCACCGGCTTTGCCGTGGCGTGGGCGCTGGGCACCACCCACCTGCAATCCCTGTCGCTGGCGCTGGCCACGCCGGTGGCCATCGCGCCCCGGTTCGAGCCGGGCGCCATGCTCAGCCTGGCGGTGCCGCTGGTGCTGGTCAGCCTGACCGGGCAATACCTGCCAGGCATGGCCGTGCTGCGGCTGGCCGGCTACCCGGTGCCCTCGCGCGCCATCGTCACGGGCACCGGCGTGGCATCGCTGGCCGTGGCCTGTTTTGGCGGCATCTCCATCGTGCTGGCTTCCATCACGGCGGCGCTGTGCACCGGCAAGGACGCGCACCCGGACCCTGACAAGCGCTATGTGGCCGGCATGGCCAACGGGGTGTTCTACATCGTGGGCGGCACGTTCGCGGGCACCATCGTGCAGGTGTTTGCCGCGTTCCCGGGGCCGCTGATTGCGGCGCTGGCGGGGCTCGCGCTGATCGGGGCGGTGGTGTCCAACATCCGCGCGCTGGCAGACGAGGGCGCATACATCGAGCCCTCCGTCATCACATTTCTGGCCACGGCATCGGGCATGTCGCTGTTTGGCTTGGGCGCGGCCTTCTGGGGCGTGGTGCTGGGCATGGCGGCCTACTGGCTGATCCCGCGCAGCGGGGGCACCGCGACCCGCTGA
- a CDS encoding Bug family tripartite tricarboxylate transporter substrate binding protein, whose protein sequence is MNPIRRTLAVAVAAAFTLILSEPALAQTDAAWPTKPIKWVVPFPPGGAMDVIARTLGEKAARELGQAVVVENRPGAGGNIGADYVAKQPADGYTIMITSIGMATNRALYPKLTYDPVRDFAPISLLAVVPNVLVVNAANTSDRSVKDVVARAGKEPGKLTYASAGNGTSIHLAGEVFASMAGVQMTHIPYKGSGPAVTDMLGGQVDLMFDSITSARPHIQSGKLRALAVTTARRSPALPDVPTVAEAGVPGYEVSPWFAVFARTGTPPEVIARLNKVLNDAMKQPDTLRKLESVGAEPIGSTPQELATHLNRELERWGKLIQQRNIRAD, encoded by the coding sequence ATGAACCCCATCCGTCGAACCCTTGCAGTTGCGGTCGCTGCTGCCTTCACGCTGATCCTGTCCGAGCCCGCCCTGGCCCAGACGGATGCGGCATGGCCCACAAAGCCCATCAAGTGGGTGGTGCCCTTTCCACCCGGGGGCGCCATGGACGTGATCGCCCGCACGCTGGGCGAGAAAGCCGCGCGTGAACTGGGGCAGGCCGTGGTGGTCGAGAACCGGCCGGGCGCCGGTGGCAACATCGGCGCCGACTACGTGGCCAAGCAGCCGGCCGATGGCTACACCATCATGATCACGTCGATCGGCATGGCCACCAACCGTGCGCTGTACCCCAAGCTCACGTACGACCCGGTCAGGGACTTCGCCCCCATCAGCCTGCTGGCCGTGGTGCCCAACGTGCTGGTGGTCAACGCCGCCAACACCAGCGACCGCAGCGTGAAGGACGTGGTGGCGCGCGCCGGCAAGGAGCCGGGCAAGCTCACCTACGCGTCGGCGGGCAACGGCACATCCATCCATCTGGCGGGCGAGGTGTTTGCGTCCATGGCCGGGGTGCAGATGACGCACATCCCCTACAAGGGCAGCGGCCCTGCCGTGACCGACATGCTGGGCGGCCAGGTGGACCTGATGTTCGACAGCATCACGTCGGCACGTCCGCACATCCAGTCAGGCAAGCTGCGCGCCCTGGCCGTGACCACCGCGCGGCGCTCGCCCGCGCTGCCTGATGTGCCCACCGTGGCCGAGGCCGGTGTGCCGGGCTACGAGGTGTCGCCCTGGTTTGCCGTGTTTGCCCGCACGGGTACGCCGCCTGAAGTGATTGCGCGCCTGAACAAGGTGCTCAACGACGCCATGAAGCAGCCCGATACGCTGCGCAAGCTCGAAAGCGTGGGCGCAGAGCCCATCGGCTCCACACCGCAGGAACTGGCCACGCACCTGAACCGCGAACTTGAGCGCTGGGGCAAACTCATCCAGCAGCGCAACATCCGCGCAGACTGA
- the catC gene encoding muconolactone Delta-isomerase, with translation MLYLVHMIVNIPATLPPEEAARIKAEEKAYSQQLQRSGQWAHLWRVVGEYANYSVFDVSGNDELHDMLSKLPLFPYMKISVTPLAKHPSAIA, from the coding sequence ATGCTCTACCTCGTTCACATGATCGTCAACATCCCGGCAACCCTGCCCCCCGAAGAGGCGGCACGCATCAAGGCGGAAGAGAAGGCCTATTCGCAGCAGCTGCAGCGCAGCGGCCAGTGGGCGCACCTGTGGCGCGTGGTGGGTGAATATGCCAACTACAGCGTGTTCGACGTGTCCGGCAACGATGAGCTGCACGACATGCTGAGCAAGTTGCCACTGTTTCCGTACATGAAGATCAGCGTGACGCCCCTGGCCAAGCACCCGTCGGCCATCGCCTGA
- the pcaD gene encoding 3-oxoadipate enol-lactonase: MSHSSIALATARGTFRVAVDGDAAAPALVLGNSLGTTLEMWEPQVPAFSQAFRVIRYDTRGHGGSPVTPGPYSFEELGLDVLAILDALGVDKASFCGISMGGHTGLWLGVHAGHRLQALAVCNSAARIGALGPWMERAAMVRSAGAAGMRTLADSAPGRWFTNEFAQAQPAVVHAAQEWIAGIEPEGYAACCEALGASDLRNALGRITTPTLLLAGDADPVTTVADAQAMQAGIPGSKLAVVPASHLSNLEAPQAFSAAVLGFLAGTAAA; this comes from the coding sequence ATGAGCCATTCATCCATTGCACTCGCTACCGCACGGGGCACCTTCCGCGTCGCTGTGGATGGCGATGCCGCAGCGCCCGCACTGGTGCTGGGCAACTCGCTGGGCACGACGCTGGAGATGTGGGAGCCCCAGGTGCCCGCGTTCTCCCAGGCGTTCCGTGTGATCCGTTACGACACGCGCGGCCACGGCGGCAGCCCGGTGACGCCCGGGCCCTACAGCTTTGAAGAGCTGGGCCTGGATGTGCTGGCCATACTGGACGCACTGGGGGTGGACAAGGCATCGTTTTGCGGCATCTCCATGGGCGGGCATACGGGCCTGTGGCTGGGGGTGCATGCCGGCCACCGGCTGCAGGCATTGGCGGTGTGCAACAGTGCCGCCCGCATTGGTGCGCTGGGCCCGTGGATGGAGCGCGCGGCCATGGTGCGCAGCGCGGGCGCCGCCGGCATGCGAACGCTGGCCGACTCTGCCCCCGGGCGCTGGTTTACTAACGAATTCGCGCAGGCACAACCGGCCGTGGTGCACGCTGCCCAGGAGTGGATTGCAGGCATCGAGCCCGAAGGCTATGCCGCCTGCTGCGAGGCATTGGGTGCTTCGGACCTGCGCAATGCGCTCGGCCGCATCACCACGCCCACGCTGCTGCTGGCGGGCGATGCCGATCCCGTGACCACGGTGGCCGATGCCCAGGCCATGCAGGCGGGCATCCCCGGGTCAAAACTGGCTGTGGTGCCCGCATCGCACCTGTCGAACCTGGAGGCCCCACAGGCTTTCAGTGCCGCCGTGCTGGGTTTCCTGGCCGGCACGGCTGCGGCCTGA
- a CDS encoding MFS transporter — MKTIEINPVIDNARFTQFHWMVVALCALLLIFDGYDLFIYGVVLPVLMAEWGLTPVQAGALGSYALFGMMFGAFIFGPLADRIGRKKGIAICFVLFSLATFLNGFAKTPTEFGIFRFIAGLGCGGLMPNAVALMNEYAPKRARSTLVALMFSGYSLGGMLSAGLGIYMLPRFGWQAMFFAAAVPLLLLPLILWKLPESVGFLVRQGKDKEARDMLARVNPDVKIGADVQLVATDAKGAGVPMLDLVKDGRAAGTIMIWLAFFCCLLMVYALGSWLPKLMAGAGYSLGSSLSFLLALNFGGMAGAIAGGWLGDRFSLPKVVLAFFAVGTVAIALLGFNSPMPVLYLLIFIAGATTIGTQILLYANTAQFYPLAMRSTGLGWASGVGRTGAIVGPLLGGSLLAAALPLKLNFVAFAVPGLVAALAMGAFILWYRRGAGQAPSATPVNLQPARAGAAR, encoded by the coding sequence ATGAAAACGATCGAGATCAACCCGGTCATCGACAACGCCCGCTTCACGCAGTTCCACTGGATGGTGGTCGCGCTGTGCGCACTGCTGCTGATCTTTGACGGCTATGACCTGTTCATCTACGGCGTGGTGCTGCCCGTGCTGATGGCCGAGTGGGGCCTCACGCCTGTTCAGGCGGGTGCCCTGGGCAGCTATGCGCTGTTCGGCATGATGTTTGGCGCGTTCATCTTCGGCCCGCTGGCCGACCGCATCGGCCGCAAGAAGGGCATCGCGATCTGCTTCGTGCTGTTCAGCCTGGCCACGTTTCTGAACGGCTTTGCCAAGACCCCTACCGAGTTCGGCATCTTCCGCTTCATTGCCGGGCTGGGCTGCGGCGGTCTCATGCCCAACGCGGTGGCGCTGATGAACGAGTACGCCCCCAAGCGGGCCCGCAGCACGCTGGTGGCGCTGATGTTCAGCGGCTATTCGCTGGGCGGCATGCTGTCGGCCGGGCTGGGCATCTACATGCTGCCGCGCTTTGGCTGGCAGGCCATGTTCTTTGCTGCGGCCGTGCCGCTGCTGCTGTTGCCGCTGATCCTGTGGAAGCTGCCGGAATCGGTGGGCTTTCTGGTGCGCCAGGGCAAGGACAAGGAGGCCCGCGACATGCTGGCCCGTGTGAACCCGGATGTGAAGATCGGCGCCGATGTGCAGCTGGTGGCTACCGACGCCAAGGGCGCGGGTGTGCCCATGCTCGACCTCGTCAAGGACGGCCGCGCTGCTGGCACCATCATGATCTGGCTGGCGTTCTTCTGCTGCCTGCTCATGGTGTATGCGCTGGGCTCGTGGCTGCCCAAGCTCATGGCGGGTGCGGGCTACAGCCTGGGTTCGAGCCTGTCGTTCCTGCTGGCGCTCAACTTTGGCGGCATGGCCGGTGCCATTGCGGGCGGCTGGCTGGGTGACCGCTTCAGCCTGCCCAAGGTGGTGCTCGCGTTCTTTGCCGTAGGCACAGTGGCGATTGCGCTGCTGGGCTTCAACAGCCCCATGCCGGTGCTGTACCTGCTGATCTTCATTGCGGGCGCCACCACCATTGGCACACAGATCCTGCTGTATGCGAACACCGCGCAGTTCTACCCGCTGGCCATGCGTTCGACCGGTCTGGGCTGGGCCTCCGGGGTGGGGCGCACGGGCGCCATCGTGGGCCCGCTGCTCGGTGGCTCGCTGCTGGCCGCAGCCCTGCCGCTCAAGCTGAACTTCGTGGCATTTGCCGTGCCCGGTCTGGTGGCGGCTCTGGCCATGGGCGCCTTCATCCTGTGGTACCGGCGCGGCGCCGGCCAGGCCCCGTCTGCTACCCCTGTGAATCTGCAGCCTGCCCGGGCGGGTGCTGCGCGCTGA
- a CDS encoding 1,6-dihydroxycyclohexa-2,4-diene-1-carboxylate dehydrogenase: MNKRFEGKVMLITGAAQGIGERVAERAAAEGATLALVDRSPLVRELRDRLAETTRVIAIETDLEKFEGALQAAEATHKAFGRIDVLVNNVGGTIWTKPYEHYSPDEIEAEVRRSLFPTLWGCRAVLPYMLKKKKGAIVNVSSIATRSVNRVPYGAAKGGVNAMTACLAFENGERGIRINAVAPGGTEAPPRRIPRNSAKQSKKEQAWYQQIVDQTVDSTLMKRYGTLDEQASAILFLASDESSYITGTVIPVGGGDQG, from the coding sequence ATGAACAAGCGATTTGAAGGCAAGGTGATGCTGATCACCGGCGCCGCACAAGGCATTGGCGAACGCGTGGCCGAGCGCGCCGCCGCAGAAGGCGCCACGCTGGCCCTGGTGGACCGCTCCCCCCTGGTGCGCGAGCTGCGCGACCGGCTGGCCGAGACCACCCGCGTGATTGCCATCGAGACCGACCTGGAAAAGTTCGAAGGTGCACTGCAGGCTGCCGAGGCCACCCACAAGGCCTTTGGCCGCATCGACGTGCTGGTGAACAACGTGGGCGGCACCATCTGGACCAAGCCCTACGAGCACTACAGCCCCGACGAGATCGAGGCCGAGGTGCGCCGCTCGCTGTTCCCCACGCTCTGGGGCTGCCGCGCCGTGCTGCCCTACATGCTCAAGAAGAAAAAGGGTGCCATCGTCAACGTGTCGTCCATCGCCACGCGCAGCGTCAACCGCGTGCCCTACGGCGCGGCCAAGGGCGGCGTGAACGCCATGACGGCCTGCCTGGCGTTTGAAAACGGCGAGCGCGGCATCCGCATCAACGCCGTGGCGCCTGGTGGCACCGAGGCGCCACCCCGGCGCATTCCGCGCAACAGCGCCAAGCAGAGCAAGAAGGAGCAGGCCTGGTACCAGCAGATCGTGGACCAGACCGTGGACAGCACGCTCATGAAGCGCTATGGCACCCTGGACGAGCAGGCCTCGGCCATCCTGTTCCTGGCATCGGACGAATCGTCCTACATCACCGGCACGGTCATCCCAGTCGGTGGCGGCGACCAGGGCTGA
- the benC gene encoding benzoate 1,2-dioxygenase electron transfer component BenC, whose product MSSSYRIALNFEDGVTRFIACGAQEKVLDAAFRQRINLPMDCSDGVCGTCKCRAESGDYDLGDDFIEDALTAEEAGQRLVLTCQMVPRSDCVIAVPVPSTACKTGTAKFSGTVGAVERFSDAAYELALDVPEDAPAFLPGQYVNIGVPGSGQHRSYSFSSATGARRMTFLIKHVPEGLMSSWLTQAQPGSTLEMTGPLGSFYLRPVARPLLFLAGGTGLAPFLSMLETLAVQGCAQPIHMLYGVTRDQDLVLVERLEDYARRIPGFTFGTCVADAATTHPQQGYVTDHLPPQALHDGNVDVYLCGPPPMVDAVQRYFKAAGIAPASFHYEKFTPTQAAAPAAA is encoded by the coding sequence ATGAGCAGCAGCTACCGCATCGCCCTGAATTTCGAAGACGGGGTCACCCGCTTCATCGCCTGCGGCGCCCAGGAGAAAGTCCTGGATGCCGCCTTCCGCCAGCGCATCAACCTGCCCATGGATTGCTCCGACGGCGTGTGCGGCACCTGCAAGTGCCGCGCCGAAAGCGGGGACTACGACCTGGGCGACGACTTCATCGAAGACGCGCTGACGGCCGAAGAGGCCGGGCAGCGGCTGGTGCTGACCTGCCAGATGGTCCCCCGTTCCGACTGCGTGATTGCGGTGCCCGTGCCTTCCACGGCCTGCAAGACCGGCACGGCGAAGTTCAGCGGCACGGTGGGCGCCGTGGAGCGTTTCAGCGATGCGGCCTACGAGCTGGCGCTGGACGTGCCTGAGGACGCACCCGCCTTCCTGCCCGGGCAGTACGTGAACATCGGCGTGCCCGGCAGCGGGCAGCACCGCTCGTACTCGTTCAGCTCGGCCACCGGCGCACGCCGCATGACGTTTTTGATCAAGCATGTCCCTGAGGGCCTGATGAGCAGCTGGCTCACCCAGGCGCAGCCCGGCAGCACGCTGGAGATGACCGGCCCGCTGGGCAGCTTCTACCTGCGCCCCGTGGCGCGGCCGCTGCTGTTCCTGGCCGGCGGCACAGGGCTTGCGCCCTTCCTGTCGATGCTGGAGACGCTGGCTGTGCAGGGCTGCGCGCAGCCCATCCACATGCTTTACGGCGTGACTCGGGACCAGGACCTGGTGCTGGTGGAGCGCCTGGAAGACTACGCGCGCCGCATCCCGGGCTTCACCTTTGGCACGTGCGTGGCCGATGCCGCCACCACGCATCCTCAGCAGGGCTACGTGACCGACCACCTGCCCCCGCAGGCCCTGCATGACGGCAATGTCGACGTATACCTGTGCGGCCCGCCGCCCATGGTCGATGCGGTGCAGCGCTACTTCAAGGCGGCGGGCATTGCACCCGCCAGCTTCCACTACGAAAAGTTCACACCCACGCAGGCCGCAGCGCCCGCGGCTGCGTGA
- the benB gene encoding benzoate 1,2-dioxygenase small subunit, whose amino-acid sequence MNADYNAICTFLYREARLLDDRQWDEWLELYAEDVEYWMPSWDDDDRITEDPHSQISLIYYGNRNGLEDRVFRIKTERSGASTPEARTSHAVLNVEVLADRGAEVDVRYNFHTMCHRYKATDAFFGTMFVTLRRQAGSFLIGRKKIVLKNDYIRQVIDVYHV is encoded by the coding sequence ATGAACGCCGACTACAACGCCATCTGCACCTTCCTCTACCGCGAAGCGCGCCTGCTGGATGATCGCCAGTGGGACGAATGGCTGGAGCTCTACGCCGAAGACGTCGAGTACTGGATGCCTTCGTGGGACGACGACGACCGCATCACCGAAGACCCGCACAGCCAGATCTCGCTGATCTACTACGGCAACCGCAACGGTCTTGAAGACCGCGTGTTCCGTATCAAGACCGAGCGCTCGGGTGCATCGACCCCCGAGGCACGTACCAGCCACGCAGTGCTCAACGTCGAGGTGCTGGCAGACCGTGGTGCCGAGGTGGACGTTCGCTACAACTTCCACACGATGTGCCACCGCTACAAGGCCACCGACGCTTTCTTCGGCACCATGTTCGTGACGCTGCGCCGCCAGGCGGGCAGCTTCCTCATCGGCCGCAAGAAGATCGTGCTGAAGAACGACTACATCCGCCAGGTCATCGACGTGTACCACGTCTGA
- a CDS encoding Rieske 2Fe-2S domain-containing protein produces MNTTAAPAVRSDVETLIEGALQDDKENGVFRCRRDIFTDPDLFELEMKHIFEGNWVYLAHESQIPEINDYFTTYIGRQPIVITRGKDGQLNAVINACAHRGAMLCRKKHGNKGSFTCPFHGWTFNNTGKLLKVKDEKTTEYPVQFNKEGSHDLKKVARFESYKGFLFGSLNADVQPLQDYLGETKVIIDQIVDQAPDGLEVLRGNSSYIYDGNWKLQMENGCDGYHVSSVHWNYAATMGRRKEGGTKAVDANGWSKSVGGVYGFENGHILLWTNTMNPEVRPVYNRRDELKERLGEDKAEFIVKQTRNLCLYPNVYLMDQFSTQIRVTRPISVDKTEITIYCFAVKGESAEDRATRIRQYEDFFNVSGMGTADDLEEFRSCQNGYAGKAAPWNDLSRGAPLWIDGPDENARKMGLKPLLSGERSEDEGLFVCQHEYWAQEMRKAVATERKGDAA; encoded by the coding sequence ATGAACACCACCGCTGCCCCAGCCGTGCGATCGGATGTCGAGACACTGATCGAAGGCGCCCTGCAGGACGACAAGGAAAACGGCGTTTTCCGCTGCCGCCGCGACATCTTCACGGACCCCGACCTCTTCGAGCTGGAGATGAAACACATCTTCGAAGGCAACTGGGTCTACCTGGCGCACGAAAGCCAGATCCCCGAGATCAACGACTACTTCACCACCTACATCGGCCGCCAGCCCATCGTCATCACGCGGGGCAAAGACGGTCAGCTGAATGCAGTCATCAACGCCTGCGCCCACCGCGGCGCCATGCTGTGCCGCAAGAAGCATGGCAACAAGGGCAGCTTCACCTGCCCCTTCCATGGCTGGACGTTCAACAACACCGGCAAGCTGCTCAAGGTCAAGGACGAGAAGACCACCGAGTACCCGGTGCAGTTCAACAAGGAAGGCTCGCACGACCTCAAGAAGGTAGCGCGCTTTGAGAGCTACAAGGGCTTTCTGTTCGGCAGCCTGAACGCCGACGTGCAGCCCCTGCAGGACTACCTGGGCGAGACGAAAGTCATCATCGACCAGATCGTGGACCAGGCCCCCGATGGCCTGGAAGTGCTGCGCGGCAACTCGTCCTACATCTACGACGGCAACTGGAAGCTGCAGATGGAAAACGGCTGCGACGGCTACCACGTGAGCTCGGTGCACTGGAACTACGCCGCCACCATGGGCCGCCGCAAGGAAGGTGGCACCAAGGCCGTGGATGCCAACGGCTGGAGCAAGAGCGTGGGCGGTGTGTACGGCTTTGAAAACGGCCACATCCTGCTGTGGACCAACACCATGAACCCCGAGGTGCGCCCGGTCTACAACCGCCGCGACGAGCTCAAGGAACGCCTGGGCGAAGACAAGGCCGAGTTCATCGTCAAGCAGACGCGCAACCTGTGCCTGTACCCCAACGTGTACCTGATGGACCAGTTCTCCACGCAGATCCGCGTGACCCGCCCCATCAGCGTGGACAAGACCGAAATCACCATCTACTGCTTTGCCGTCAAGGGCGAGAGCGCAGAAGACCGCGCCACGCGCATCCGCCAGTACGAGGACTTCTTCAACGTGTCGGGCATGGGCACGGCCGATGACCTGGAGGAGTTCCGCTCGTGCCAGAACGGCTACGCCGGCAAGGCCGCGCCCTGGAACGACCTGAGCCGCGGCGCGCCGCTGTGGATCGACGGGCCGGACGAGAACGCCCGCAAGATGGGCCTCAAGCCCCTGCTGAGCGGCGAGCGCAGCGAAGACGAAGGCCTGTTCGTGTGCCAGCACGAATACTGGGCGCAAGAGATGCGCAAGGCCGTGGCAACCGAGCGCAAGGGAGACGCCGCATGA
- the catA gene encoding catechol 1,2-dioxygenase, producing MTIHIFNTPEVQDFLRMASGLTQPGGNARAKQIVHRLLSDLFKAIDDLDITSDEYWAGIAYLNTLGARSEAGLLSPGLGLDRFLDMRMDAKDAALGIENGTPRTIEGPLYVAGAPEATGFARLDDGSDKAGHTLIMHGTVHGADGKPLPNAKVEVWHANTKGFYSHFDPTGEQQGFNMRRTIITDAQGRYKFQSIVPKGYGCPPDGPTQALLNTLGRHGNRPAHIHFFVTADGHRKLTTQINIDGDPLVNDDFAYATREGLVPPLVERTDAASIKAQGVDGPFAEIVFDFTLSALVNGVDNQLVDRPRLAA from the coding sequence ATGACCATCCACATTTTCAACACCCCCGAAGTCCAGGACTTTCTGCGCATGGCCAGCGGCCTGACCCAGCCGGGCGGCAACGCACGCGCCAAGCAGATCGTGCACCGCCTGTTGTCCGACCTGTTCAAGGCCATCGACGACCTGGACATCACCTCCGATGAATACTGGGCGGGTATTGCGTACCTGAACACGTTGGGTGCGCGCAGCGAAGCCGGCCTTCTGTCGCCCGGCCTGGGTCTGGACCGGTTCCTGGACATGCGCATGGACGCCAAGGACGCCGCACTTGGCATCGAGAACGGCACGCCCCGCACCATCGAAGGCCCGCTGTATGTGGCCGGTGCGCCCGAAGCCACAGGCTTTGCCCGCCTGGACGACGGCAGCGACAAGGCGGGTCACACGCTGATCATGCACGGCACCGTGCACGGCGCCGACGGCAAGCCACTGCCCAACGCCAAGGTCGAGGTGTGGCACGCCAACACCAAGGGCTTTTACTCGCACTTCGACCCCACGGGCGAGCAGCAGGGCTTCAACATGCGCCGTACCATCATCACCGACGCACAGGGCCGCTACAAGTTCCAGAGCATCGTGCCCAAGGGCTACGGCTGCCCACCCGACGGCCCCACGCAGGCCCTGCTGAACACCCTGGGCCGCCACGGCAACCGCCCTGCGCACATCCACTTCTTCGTCACAGCCGACGGCCACCGCAAGCTGACCACGCAGATCAACATTGATGGCGACCCGCTGGTGAACGACGACTTCGCCTACGCCACCCGTGAAGGCCTGGTGCCACCGCTGGTCGAGCGCACCGATGCCGCCAGCATCAAGGCCCAGGGCGTCGACGGCCCATTCGCAGAAATCGTCTTTGACTTCACGCTGAGCGCGCTGGTCAACGGCGTGGACAACCAGCTGGTGGACCGCCCCCGCCTGGCGGCCTGA